The Quadrisphaera sp. RL12-1S genomic interval GGTGGGCACGTGGTGCAGCTCCACGCGGCGGCACCGCGTCCGCAGCGTCCGCCCGGTGGCCAGGGCGTAGAGGCCGAGCGCGAGGGAGGAGCGCGCGTCGTCGTCGTCCGGCGCTCTGCGGCCGAGCTTGTAGTCGACGACGACGGGCTCGTCGCCGTCGCCCTCGGGACGCGGCCGCCGGTCGATCCGGTCCACCCGGCCCGAGAACGCCAGGGCGGCGGTCGGGGTGCCGACCGTGCGCTCCACGCCCACGGGCTCGGCGCGCGGGTCGAGCCGGGCGGCGTAGGCCTCCACCGCCGCCTGCGCGCGCAGGCGCTGTGCCTGCGACTGCTCGGCGTCCCGGAAGCCGCCGCTGGCGGGCGTCGGCCACGCGGTCCACGCCTGCGCCACCAGCTCCGCGGCCCGCTCCGGCGTGCGCTGCTCCAGCGGCTGGTCCCACCAGCGCGCCAGCGCGGTGTGCACGGCCGCCCCGACGCTCGTGTGCGCGAACGCCCCGCCGCGCTGCGGGGTCGGCCTGTCGAGGTAGGTGAACCGGTAGCGGCGCGGGCAGTCCTCGAAGGTGGTGAGCTTGGTGGGCGTGCAGCGGAACAGCCGCACCGGCATGCCCGGCAGCTGCTGCTGCTCGCTCACGGCAGCGCCTTGAGGGTGCCCACCGGATCCACCCCGCGCCCCTCGGCGAGGATCCGCTGCAGGGATTCCGGCGAGGTGGTGTTCTCCGCGAGGCGGTTCTGCTTGCCGGTGCCGTGGTAGTCGCTGGAGCCCGTGGTCAGCAGGTCGTGGGCCTTCGCGAAGTCCCGCAGCCACGCCTTGGCGTCCTCGGTGTGGTCGCGGTGGTCGACCTCCACCCCGGCCAGGCCCGCCGCGACCATCTCCTCCAGCACGTCCTCCCCCACCACCTTGCCGCGCGCCGACGCCAGCGCGTGGGCGATGACCGGCACCCCGCCGGCGGCCCGCACCCGCTGCACCGCCTCGACGGGGTGCGGCGCGCCGTGGTGCACCACGTAGGGCGAGCCGTCGGCCAGCAGCCCCGCGAACGCCTCGTCCCGGTCGGCCACCACCCCGGCGGCCACCAGCGCGTCCGCGACGTGCGGCCGGCCGACGGTCGCCCCGTGCGCCGCCTGCGCCAGCACGTCGTCCCAGGTGATCGGGAAGTCTCGCCCGAGCAGCTCGGCCATGGTGCGGGCGCGGCTGAACCGGATGTCGCGGGAGGTGGCGAGCGTCTGCGCGAGCTCGGGCTCCTGCGGGTCGTGCAGGTAGCTGAGCAGGTGGACGGTGACGCCGCGGACCCGGCACGACACCTCCGCACCGGGCAGGAGCAGCACGCCGCAGCGCTCCGCCTGCCGACCCGCGCGGGCCCACCCGGAGGTGGTGTCGTGGTCGGTGATGGCCATCGCCCGCACTCCCGCGTCCGCCGCGGCGCTGACGAGCCCGGCGGGGTCGTCCGTGCCGTCCGAGGCGGTCGAGTGGGTGTGCAGGTCGATGAGCACCCCGGAAGCCTAGGTCGCGCCGGCGACCTCGACCGCCCGAGGACCTGACGACCAGCGCGGGCTCAGCGCGTCGGCTGCGCCGAGGCCGTGGACGAGCCGGTCGTCGAGGACGACGACGACGGCGACGGCGAGGCCGTGGACCGCTGCGCCGAGGGCTCGTCCGTCGACGTCCCGGTCGGCGAGGCGGTCGGCGTCCCGGTCGGCGAGGCGGTGGGCGAGGCGGTGGGCGTCGGTGAGGACGCGGCGCTCGTCGGGGA includes:
- a CDS encoding PHP domain-containing protein; the protein is MLIDLHTHSTASDGTDDPAGLVSAAADAGVRAMAITDHDTTSGWARAGRQAERCGVLLLPGAEVSCRVRGVTVHLLSYLHDPQEPELAQTLATSRDIRFSRARTMAELLGRDFPITWDDVLAQAAHGATVGRPHVADALVAAGVVADRDEAFAGLLADGSPYVVHHGAPHPVEAVQRVRAAGGVPVIAHALASARGKVVGEDVLEEMVAAGLAGVEVDHRDHTEDAKAWLRDFAKAHDLLTTGSSDYHGTGKQNRLAENTTSPESLQRILAEGRGVDPVGTLKALP
- a CDS encoding RecB family exonuclease, whose translation is MPVRLFRCTPTKLTTFEDCPRRYRFTYLDRPTPQRGGAFAHTSVGAAVHTALARWWDQPLEQRTPERAAELVAQAWTAWPTPASGGFRDAEQSQAQRLRAQAAVEAYAARLDPRAEPVGVERTVGTPTAALAFSGRVDRIDRRPRPEGDGDEPVVVDYKLGRRAPDDDDARSSLALGLYALATGRTLRTRCRRVELHHVPTGTVAAAEHTSTSLERVVRRAESIASDAVRAEAALAAGADPDEAFPTAPSALCAWCDFRPSCPTGQRTVPAAEPWAALDPA